Proteins encoded within one genomic window of Glycine soja cultivar W05 chromosome 1, ASM419377v2, whole genome shotgun sequence:
- the LOC114367888 gene encoding 2-hydroxyisoflavanone dehydratase-like, giving the protein MDSSSINSNSKEITMEIPSLVRLYKDGTIERLQNSPIVPPTLQDPTSSKDVVISGDPLISARLFLPNRIRSQQEGHKVPILVYFHGGGFFFESAFNQLHHNYFNKFVSVADVLVVSVEYRLAPETLLPAAYDDCWDALKWVATNTEPWLVKHGDFNRVFIGGDSAGANIVHNIAMRAGAEALPGGVKLLGAFLSHSYFYGSKPIGSEPVAGHQQSVPYLVWDFVYPSAPGGIDNPMINPMVTGAPSLAGLGCSKILVCVAEKDLIKDRGVAYYEAVKKSGWQGEAELFEVEGEDHAFHIHNPQTQNAMKMIKRLSDFLLH; this is encoded by the coding sequence ATGGATTCGAGTTCCATTAACAGCAACAGTAAGGAGATAACCATGGAGATTCCAAGCTTGGTTCGACTTTACAAGGATGGCACCATTGAACGCCTCCAAAACTCACCAATTGTGCCACCCACGCTTCAAGATCCAACTTCTTCCAAAGACGTCGTCATCTCTGGTGACCCCCTCATCTCTGCTCGTCTTTTCCTTCCAAACCGGATTCGATCCCAGCAAGAGGGTCATAAAGTCCCCATCTTGGTCTACTTTCATGGTGGAGGTTTCTTCTTTGAATCTGCCTTCAACCAACTCCACCATAACTATTTCAACAAGTTTGTCTCCGTAGCAGATGTTTTAGTCGTTTCCGTCGAGTATAGGTTGGCTCCAGAGACCCTTCTTCCTGCAGCTTATGATGACTGCTGGGATGCTCTTAAATGGGTCGCCACCAACACCGAACCATGGCTTGTCAAACACGGTGATTTCAACAGAGTCTTCATTGGAGGTGACAGCGCTGGTGCTAATATAGTTCATAACATTGCCATGCGTGCTGGGGCTGAAGCTTTACCTGGTGGTGTCAAACTCTTGGgtgcttttctttctcattccTACTTCTACGGTTCAAAGCCAATTGGATCGGAACCTGTTGCAGGGCACCAACAGAGCGTGCCCTATTTGGTATGGGATTTTGTTTATCCATCTGCGCCTGGAGGGATTGACAACCCTATGATCAATCCAATGGTTACTGGGGCGCCTAGCTTGGCTGGACTTGGGTGTTCTAAGATTCTGGTTTGCGTTGCTGAAAAGGATCTGATAAAGGATAGAGGGGTTGCGTACTATGAGGCTGTGAAGAAGAGTGGCTGGCAAGGTGAAGCGGAACTGTTCGAAGTGGAGGGCGAGGATCATgctttccacatccacaatccACAAACCCAGAATGCCATGAAAATGATCAAACGCCTCTCGGATTTTCTCCTCCACTAA
- the LOC114367895 gene encoding 2-hydroxyisoflavanone dehydratase — protein sequence MAKEIVKELLPLIRVYKDGSVERLLSSENVAASPEDPQTGVSSKDIVIADNPYVSARIFLPKSHHTNNKLPIFLYFHGGAFCVESAFSFFVHRYLNILASEANIIAISVDFRLLPHHPIPAAYEDGWTTLQWIASHANNTNTTNPEPWLLNHADFTKVYVGGETSGANIAHNLLLRAGNESLPGDLKILGGLLCCPFFWGSKPIGSEAVEGHEQSLAMKVWNFACPDAPGGIDNPWINPCVPGAPSLATLACSKLLVTITGKDEFRDRDILYHHTVEQSGWQGELQLFDAGDEEHAFQLFKPETHLAKAMIKRLASFLV from the coding sequence ATGGCGAAGGAGATAGTGAAAGAGCTTCTTCCTCTAATTCGAGTGTACAAGGATGGCAGCGTGGAGCGTCTTCTAAGCTCTGAAAACGTGGCAGCCTCCCCTGAAGATCCCCAAACTGGAGTCTCATCCAAAGACATAGTCATCGCAGACAACCCCTACGTCTCCGCTCGCATTTTCCTTCCCAAATCCCACCACACTAACAACAAACTCCCCATCTTCCTCTACTTCCACGGTGGCGCCTTTTGCGTCGAATCCGCCTTCTCCTTTTTCGTCCACCGCTATCTCAACATCTTAGCCTCAGAAGCCAACATAATAGCCATCTCCGTCGACTTCAGACTCCTCCCACACCACCCTATCCCTGCTGCCTACGAAGACGGTTGGACCACCCTCCAATGGATTGCTTCCCACGCCAACAACACCAACACCACCAACCCGGAGCCATGGCTACTCAACCACGCCGACTTCACCAAAGTCTACGTAGGAGGTGAAACCAGCGGTGCTAACATCGCACACAACCTGCTTTTGCGTGCAGGTAACGAATCCCTCCCCGGGGATCTGAAAATATTGGGTGGATTACTATGCTGCCCCTTCTTCTGGGGCTCGAAGCCAATTGGGTCGGAGGCTGTTGAGGGGCACGAGCAGAGTTTGGCCATGAAGGTCTGGAACTTTGCCTGCCCTGATGCCCCCGGTGGAATCGATAACCCCTGGATCAACCCCTGTGTTCCTGGGGCACCCTCTTTGGCCACTCTTGCCTGCTCTAAGTTGCTCGTTACTATCACTGGCAAAGACGAGTTCAGAGACAGAGATATTCTCTACCACCACACCGTTGAGCAAAGTGGCTGGCAAGGTGAACTTCAACTCTTTGATGCTGGCGATGAGGAGCATGCTTTCCAGCTCTTCAAGCCTGAGACTCATCTTGCTAAAGCCATGATCAAACGCTTGGCTTCTTTTCTGGTTTGA